The Acinonyx jubatus isolate Ajub_Pintada_27869175 chromosome D1, VMU_Ajub_asm_v1.0, whole genome shotgun sequence genome includes a window with the following:
- the LOC128311890 gene encoding syncytin-1-like isoform X1, with translation MIKIMIIILLALNFKPLKGGLNAPVDKQALLQALYGRPCDCKGGIVTTIALPHSKRIVAGSVGRGGLQRHYTQTQDCGTTIAYLTQTYGSTGFEKQQWLCVNKHEPLPPMTECPCKTFQESIHSSCYDSYQQCIGPDNATTYFTAILQSTRAAIASDDNKQILAGCRGSVGAAVCWNPRAPIHVSDGGGPQDAVRQIEMQKKLKDLMKHMYPQLNYHPLVLPRHSPYELDPQTRSILETTFSLLNTSNPILAQDCWLCLPQQAPRPIAIPTIVNISITNDCFPSSLPEPFPVQFISPFNASCFISNLTSQNNSIDVGIMSLAQCHQYITISSSLCSTNTTVFVCGNNLAYTYLPHNWTGIYVLATLLPDIDLVAGKTPMPIPSLDFVTGRSK, from the coding sequence ATGATCAAGATAATGATCATTATCCTGCTAGCCCTAAACTTCAAACCCCTGAAGGGGGGACTGAATGCCCCCGTTGATAAACAGGCATTGCTACAAGCCCTATATGGAAGGCCCTGTGATTGCAAAGGTGGCATAGTTACCACCATTGCTCTGCCACATAGTAAAAGGATAGTAGCTGGCTCCGTAGGACGAGGGGGTCTACAACGGCATTACACCCAAACCCAAGATTGTGGGACCACAATCGCTTACCTCACCCAGACTTATGGCAGCACAGGATTCGAAAAGCAGCAATGGTTATGTGTTAACAAACACGAGCCCCTACCCCCCATGACAGAATGCCCTTGCAAAACTTTCCAGGAGTCGATACACAGTTCTTGTTATGACTCCTATCAGCAATGTATAGGGCCAGATAATGCTACTACCTACTTTACGGCCATCCTACAAAGTACCAGAGCAGCCATAGCCAGTGATGACAATAAGCAAATCCTGGCTGGCTGCCGTGGCTCAGTCGGAGCCGCCGTCTGCTGGAACCCTCGAGCCCCCATACATGTGTCAGACGGTGGAGGGCCCCAAGACGCTGTTAGACAAATTGAAATGCAAAAGAAACTTAAAGACCTCATGAAACATATGTATCCACAGCTTAACTACCACCCCCTAGTTCTCCCTAGGCACAGCCCTTACGAGTTAGACCCTCAGACAAGGTCTATCCTAGAAACCACCTTCTCACTCTTAAACACCTCTAACCCAATTTTAGCCCAAGATTGCTGGCTGTGCCTACCCCAACAAGCTCCCCGACCCATCGCCATCCCCACCATAGTTAATATTAGCATAACCAATGACTGCTTCCCCTCTTCCCTACCTGAACCCTTCCCCGTTCAGTTCATTAGTCCGTTCAACGCATCTTGCTTCATAAGTAACCTTACCTCTCAGAACAACAGCATAGATGTAGGAATCATGTCCCTTGCCCAATGCCACCAGTACATCACTATCAGCTCCTCCCTATGCAGTACTAACACCACTGTATTTGTCTGCGGGAATAACCTAGCCTACACCTACCTCCCCCATAATTGGACTGGAATATATGTCCTGGCCACTCTGTTACCAGATATTGACCTGGTTGCAGGGAAGACCCCCATGCCCATCCCTAGTCTGGACTTTGTAACTGGCAGATCCAAGTGA
- the LOC128311890 gene encoding uncharacterized protein LOC128311890 isoform X2 — MGRDHKVTVYTDSRYAFATAHIHGAIYRERGLLTAEGKDIKNRDEILALLVAIWAPKKLTIVHCPGHQKITDPISRGNNLADQTACQEAQKPIPVLPAQLPDPGPRDSPPQPEYSEDDLIWMRKLPMTRVTDGWWRDSRDHLILPKKLGHAILTKIHHSTHLGPRRLQDLIRQSKLVLRNISDQTERVVTTCSACRLQNAHPHATAQGHRERGTLPGSHWEVDFTKVKPGKYGYKYLLVFIDTFSGWTEAFPTKKETAQIVAKKILEEILPRALQ, encoded by the exons ATGGGGCGGGACCACAAAGTGACTGTATATACAGACAGCCGGTATGCCTTTGCCACAGCCCATATACATGGGGCAATATACCGTGAGAGGGGACTACTCACTGCTGAAGGCAAAGATATCAAAAATAGAGATGAAATTCTGGCCCTATTGGTCGCTATTTGGGCCCCTAAGAAACTGACCATAGTACATTGCCCGGGTCACCAAAAAATAACTGATCCAATCTCTCGAGGAAATAACCTAGCTGACCAAACTGCATGCCAGGAAGCGCAAAAACCCATCCCAGTATTACCTGCGCAGCTACCAGACCCAGGGCCCCGAGATTCACCCCCACAGCCTGAATACTCAGAAGATGATCTTATCTGGATGCGCAAGCTCCCAATGACCCGAGTTACAGATGGATGGTGGAGGGACTCCAGAGACCACCTTATCCTTCCCAAAAAATTGGGCCACGCAATCCTGACAAAAATACACCACTCTACCCACTTGGGGCCCCGAAGACTTCAAGATCTCATCAGACAATCCAAACTGGTATTAAGAAACATCTCTGACCAGACAGAAAGGGTTGTGACAACCTGTTCTGCATGTCGACTCCAGAATGCACACCCACACGCTACAGCCCAAGGCCACCGTGAAAGAGGAACCCTACCAGGATCCCACTGGGAAGTGGACTTCACCAAGGTAAAGCCCGGCAAATACGGCTATAAATACTTACTAGTGTTCATAGACACCTTTTCAGGATGGACTGAAGCCTTCCCAACCAAGAAGGAAACGGCGCAGATTGTAGCCAAAAAGATCCTAGAAGAAATCCtgcccag GGCCCTACAGTGA